The following coding sequences are from one Dermacentor silvarum isolate Dsil-2018 chromosome 4, BIME_Dsil_1.4, whole genome shotgun sequence window:
- the LOC119450417 gene encoding sulfotransferase 1C2 — translation MAASNVTCSTQTSGNASRLRRFEGILFGDTFDESRIRSAIQYEPRAGDVFVVGFPKTGTTWLHFTVRHLLNKDDETPLESAAACMPRVSFLEIAGGENVESLRRPGAVIKTHLPFENVRFSENARYIYVLRNPYDTCVSYYHHMRRNSSDLSDMSFDDFFEQFIDGYVHPNDYFDHLTSWLAQRSKANFLFITYEDMIRDPRSSILKIAAFLDKRLEMTLSKDEATLDAFLQTISADVMKVYFLDAWAATQRDMPSGRNHSKSANDKHLSGPCEPEEKARGRNTIRKGVVGDWKNYFSASQIERMKAKMASKTVPLKQLLDVLWKNADLP, via the exons ATGGCCGCCAGCAATGTGACCTGCTCGACGCAAACCAGCGGTAATGCTTCGAGGCTTCGCCGCTTCGAAGGCATCTTGTTTGGCGACACGTTCGACGAGTCTCGGATTCGATCAGCGATACAGTATGAGCCTCGGGCCGGTGACGTGTTCGTCGTGGGCTTCCCGAAGACGGGCACAACTTGGTTGCACTTCACGGTGCGGCACCTGCTCAACAAAGACGACGAGACGCCGCTGGAGAGCGCTGCGGCCTGCATGCCCAGGGTTTCATTCCTCGAAATCGCCGGTGGCGAGAATGTCGAGTCACTGCGCAGGCCTGGCGCTGTCATCAAGACGCACTTGCCCTTCGAGAACGTACGCTTCTCGGAAAACGCCAG ATATATCTACGTGCTGCGTAACCCGTACGACACCTGTGTGTCGTACTACCACCATATGCGAAGGAATTCGTCGGATTTGAGCGACATGAGCTTTGACGACTTCTTCGAGCAGTTCATCGACGGCTATGTTCACCCGAACGACTACTTCGACCATTTGACATCCTGGCTGGCTCAAAGGTCAAAGGCCAACTTTCTCTTCATCACGTACGAGGACATGATAAGAGATCCGCGCTCCAGCATCTTGAAGATTGCGGCCTTTCTCGACAAAAGGCTAGAAATGACTCTGAGCAAAGACGAGGCTACGCTGGATGCATTCTTGCAG ACGATCTCCGCTGATGTCATGAAAGTGTACTTCCTCGACGCCTGGGCGGCCACACAGCGAGACATGCCCAGCGGCCGCAACCATTCCAAGTCAGCAAACGACAAGCACTTGAGCGGCCCGTGTGAGCCGGAGGAAAAAGCCAGAGGCAGAAACACCATCAGGAAAGGGGTTGTCGGAGACTGGAAGAATTACTTCTCGGCATCTCAGATTGAACGCATGAAGGCCAAAATGGCGTCAAAGACTGTCCCACTCAAACAATTACTTGATGTTCTGTGGAAGAACGCCGACTTGCCATAG